Part of the Jatrophihabitans sp. GAS493 genome, GATACGTCGAGGCAGCGTGACCACCAATGATCTTCGGGGCGGCCGCGCCGAGGGCGATGATGATGACAGCCACGGCCAGCCCGATCCGGAACCCCCGCTGCTGCAGACGGACGATGACCTCGCGACGAGCCACCAGCAGAACGGTCCTCACTGGGCCGCCACCGCCTCTCGGTAGAGCTCGGCCAGTGGTGGCTGCCGCCAACCGAAGTGACTCACCCGTCCGGCGGCCGTCGCCGCGGCGAGTATCCGTTGGTCATCGCCGGTATCGTCCAGTCGCAGACGCAGCCGATCGCCTTGGGTCACCGTCACCGTCACGCCGGTGAGGCCATCGACCCAGGACGAGTCGATTCCCTCCACCTCCACCTCCAACTCCGCCCGCCCGCCGGCCCGACGCAGCTCGTCGAGGGTGCCGGCCGCGACGATCCGCCCCGCCGTGATGATGATGATGCGGTCGCAGAGCCGCTCCACCAGCTCCAGTTGATGGCTGCTGAAGAGCACCCCGACGCCGGTGGCCCGACGCTCGGCCAGCACCTGCTCCATGGTGTCGACGCCGACCGGATCGAGGCCGGAGAAGGGTTCGTCGAGGATGAGCAATTCCGGGTCATGAACGAGGGCGGCGGCGAGCTGGACCCGCTGCTGATTCCCCAGCGAGAGCGACTGCAGCACGGCGTTCGGCTCGGCGACCACGCTGAGCTTCTCGATGATCGATGCCGCCGTGGCGTCGGCGTCCCGACGCGACATGCCGCGCAGTCGACCGAAGTAGCTGACCTGATCGACGATCCGCATCTTCGGATAGAGGCCACGCTGCTCGGGCATGTAGCCGAAGCGCTGCCGGGTTGCGAAGCTCAGCGGCTCGCCACGCCAGTGCACACTGCCTGAGTCGGCGGCCAGTAACCCCATCGCGATCCGCATGGTGGTGGATTTCCCGGCGCCGTTGGCACCGACGAAACCCACCATCTCACCGGGCTGCACGCGCAGCGAGACGCCGCGCAGCGCGGCCACGCTGCCGTAGGACTTGGTCAGGTCGAGGATATCCAGCATCGTGTTCGCCGCTAGCCGATCGGGGTGACTCCCCACGTGCCGGTCCAGTCGGCACCCGGCTCCAGCACGATTAGGCCAGTGCCGGAGTTGAAGGCATCGGCCGGGCAGGTCATCGGCTCGACGGCCACCGCCGGTGAGAAGTGGGCCAACTCCTCGGCGGTGAAGACCTGCAGGAAGCGGAAGGATTCGTCGTACCAGATCTGGGTGGAGCCACTCGGGGTGCTGAGCAGTACCGCACCGCGGCCGTCCACATAGTTGAGCTCACCGAAGGCGTCGTCCAGCCGTTGGCTCTTCAGGGCCCGCGCCCCACGGAAGTCGTATTCGCTGTCGTCGACCTCGGCCTGCCCGACCGGCACCTGCGCCTCGTCGGTGATGATCCGGCTATTGGCCGGGATCTGCAGTACAACCTCGTCCAGCGAGTGGCCGTGCAGCGATAAATAGGGGTGGAATCCGGCACCGAACGGGGCCCGCCCCGTCCCCTCGTTGAAGACCGACGAGGTGACCGTCAGCCCCGCCTCGACATCCACCGAGTAGGTCACGGCGGCTGATATCTCGAAGGGCCAACCGGTCTGCGGAACGATCTTGCAGGCCAGCGTGATGGAGTCCTGCTCCTGCGCGATGGGCGCCCAGCGCGACCAGCGCGCCAGGCCGTGATTGGCATTGTTCTGTGGCCGTTCGGTGACCGGCACCTGGAGCTTCTGCCCCTCGAAGACGTACTCGCCGTTGCGCAGCCGGTTCGGCCAGGGCATGAGCACGGCCCCGTCGCAGCGTGGCGGAAGCTCGTCCGTTGCATAGGGGGCGGTGATGTCGACGCCGCCCCTGGTGAAGCGCCGCAGGCCGGCACCAACCTCGACCACGGTGGCCTCATAGTCGCCCGCGGAGATGGTGAACTGGGTACCCGTCAGTGCCATGGTTGCGACGTTACGTGACGCCGCCGTGAAGTGACATGGCAGGTGGGTGGTCCCTCCGGACCACCCACCGACCACAACTATCCGCTAGTGCACGTACTGCAGGTTGAAGTAGTGATCGACGGCCACTCCGGCCGTATTCACACACTGCAGGTAGGCGTAGGTCGCGGTGCTGCCATGCGCCCAACCGGTCGAGCGGCAGGACGAGCCGTCCGAGCCGTAGCTGGTCACCTGGATGTCTCCACCGCTGGCCAGCTGCCCGGGGATCGTCACCATGTAGTTCCCGGCACTGCTGCGGGTGATGGTGTTGGTCTGACCGGTCGAGTTGTAGGACCAGGCCGCCGCCGGCGTGTAGGAGGCCGCAGAGGGCGAGTTGCCCCAGACGTAGCCGTAGGCGGTGGTCTTGCCGGTCAGTGAGAGATGCGCGGCGTAGCTGGCGGTGAAGTAGGTATCCACCGGAGCACCGGTCGCGGTGTAGCAGCGCACCGTGACGCTCTCGTTGTACGGGCTGGAGGCTGGACCGTACCAACCACCGGAGAGGCAGGAGTAGTTACTCGAGCCGTAGGCGGTCACCTTCACCGTCCCCTGGTTCGTCGACACGACCGGCGAGAGCGCGGCGAAGTTGATCGTGTAATCACCGACCCCGTTGCGGGTGATGGTGTTGGTGAGATTCTGGTTGTTGTACTGGTAGAACGTGCTCGGCGTGTAGCTCGCCGTGGTGGGCTGGTTGGCCCAGACATAGCCGAGTGAGTTGTTCGACAGGTTGGCCGAGCCGACGATGCCGGCCGGGTTTGCGAAGACGACGTCGTAGTAGGAGTCGAGGGCCACACCGGAGTTGCTGAAGCAGTAGACGTTCACCACCTCGCCGCTGCCGGAGTAGTACCAGTTGCCCACCTTGCAGCGGGCGTTGGTCGAGTACCCGGTGACATCGACGGTGCCACCACTGGCCAGCCGTCCGAAGGTCACCGTGTAGCTGCCGACGCCATTGCGGCGAATCGAGTTGGCGCCGCCGTAGGAGTTGTAGGAGTAGGTGGTGCTGGGCGTGTAGCTCGCCGTGCTGGGCTGGTCGGCCCAGACGTAGCCGTAGCTGTCCCGCGGTGCGGTGTACGGCGTGCCGACACCGGTCGGTCCGTCGTAGCCGTAGCCGGCTGTGCAGAGGTAGGAGCCACCGCAGGAGCCATTGCTGCCGGAGAGGACATCGTTGATCCCGTACCCGTTCTGCATGCGGTAGAAACCCTGCGCGCCCTTCGCGGTGCGGAAGTCAGCGTTGGCCTCGGCCGAGATGGCCGCGATGATCGGCGCTGAGACGCTGGTGCCACCACTGGTGATCCATCCGCTGTGGCCGTAGCTGCTGTACATGGCGACCGGAGTGGCCGGGTCGGCGACCGCGGAGACGTCGGCGACGGTGCGCTTGGCGCAGCCGCTGTCGGTCTGCCACTTCGGCTTGGCCTCATACAGCGAGCAGCCGCTGCCGGCGCCGCTCCAGGCGGTCTCGCTCCAGCCGCGAGTCGAGCCGTCCGTCACGAGCTTGGTGCCACCGACGGCGACGACCAGCGGGGCGGCCGACGGGTAGGAGACGCCGTAGCCGTAGTCACCGGTCGATGCCGTGGTGACGATTCCGGGGTGGCTGTAGGAGGCGTTGTAGGCCGTCTCACCGCTGCTCTGGGAGGCGCCGTAGCTATTGCTGATGGCCACCACACCGGGCAGGCCGGCCGCCATGTTGGCGGCGGCGGCGAGGTTGGCACTCGAGTTGTTGTTCGCCTCGACCAGCACGATGTTGCAGAGCGGGCAGACGGCCGAGACCATGTCCACGTCGAGCGCGATCTCGGTGGCCCAGCCGACGTTGGCCGCCGGTAGCGGCGAGGTGGCGCCGCTCTGGTTGAGGATCTTGAAGCAGCCACTGGCCACCGTGCAGGCCGGCAGGCCGTAGGCGGCGCGGTAGGTGTTCAGGTTCGAGGCGATCGTCGGGTGGCTGTAGGCGTCGATGATCGCGACGGTGAGACCCTTTCCGTTGGCGGTGGCCAGCCGGTAGGCCGAGGCGAGGTCAACCGGGCCCCAACCGAGTGGGATCGCGGGTGTCGCAGTGCCGGCGGCCGGGGTCACGATCTTGCTGAAACACTTGGCATACCCGGCGTTCGCCGTCGCACAGGAGTCCTTGGTTGTGAAGTTGGTGAGCGGCTTGGCCAATCCCGGATGTGGGTCGGGCAGCGGGGCGACCGGGGCCGTGGCCGTGGTGTCGCCGAGTTGCTTGCCGGTGGTCGGCGGGCTGAGCTTCACCGCCCCCGGCGCCGGAGCCGGGGTCGGAGTGGCGGCGGATGCGGTAACGGCGGCTGCGCTGAGCAGGCCGGCCGTCAGTGCGGCTACCAGGAGCGCCACTGCGCCCCGGGCCGCTATTCGTCGTGTGGCTATTGGCTTCATGAATGAGATCCCCAGAGATGATGACTGCGGGCTATCCGCAGGTCCACCAGTGAAGACACATTCCGCTCACATCTGATACCTATGTGTGATGCCGATTGTGTGATGCCGACGTGCTTCCGTCAGGTCGAAACGCCTACGACCTCTTCGTCGCGGCCCGCCTCGACGGCATCGGTGCGGTAGTTCCAGAACGGCCGCACCATCACCCCGGCGATGAGCACCACCACGATGCAGGCGATTCCGCCGGCCACCCAGGAGAAGGTGGCCGAGGTGAAGGATGCGGTGGCCCCGGCGCGCAGGTCACCTAGGCGCGGCCCGCCGGCCACCACCGCGATGAAGACGCCCTGCATGCGTCCACGCATCTCGTCCGGGGCATAGGTCTGCAGGATCGTCTGCCGGTAAACCGCACTCACCAGGTCGGCCGCGCCGGCCACGGCCAGCAGAATGACGACCAGCCAGAGTTGGTGAGCCAACCCGGAGAGCGCGACGGCCGCACCCCAGGCCACGATGGCGAAGGTGAGGGCGCGACCCTGTCGCCGTACCCGCCCGATCCACCCGCTGGAGAGTCCGGCGACCACCGCCCCGATGGCGATGGCCGCATAGAGCGGGCCGACCGAACCACCGAAGCGCTCCGCCGCCACCTCCGGGTACAGGGAGCGCGGCATGGCCAGCACCATCGCCACGATGTCGACGCCGAAGGACATCACCAGCACCGGGTTCGAGCCGATGAAGCGCAGGCCGTCGATGACCGAGCGGAGTCCGGCCTTCTGGGCCTGCCCGTCCGGCGGCAACGACGGTAGCCGCAGCGCCGAGTAGAGCGCGGCCAGGAAGAGGAGCGCGTCGATACCGTAGGCGTACTCGAAGCCGTGGTTGAGCGAGACCAGGAGCCCGGCGATGAGCGGCCCGGCCACCATCCCGAAGTTGCCGACGGTGAAGTTAAGAGTGTTAGCCGCTGGCACCAGCTCCGGCTCGACGATTCGCGGAATGATCGCCCCACGGGCCGATGACGCGATCGCGAAGACGCCTGACTGCACCGCGACCAGCACCAGAATCACCGGAACGCTACGGAGATTAGCCAGAGTCTGCAGCAGAAGCAGGATGGTCACCAGCCAGGTGCCGATCGAGGACCAGAGGTACAGCTTGGCCCGATCCATCGAGTCGGCGATGGCCCCTCCGTAGAGACCGAAGAAGACGATCGGCAGTAGCCCGACGAGGCCGACCATGCCGACCATCAACGACGACTTCGAGATCGAGTAGACCTGCACCGGGACCGCGACCTGGGTGAGCATCGAACCGATGAAGGCGGTGCCCTGTCCGACCAGCAGTCGCTTGTAATAGACGTTCTTCAGTGGTCGGGTATCGACGGCGTGGTGCAGAAAGCGCGCCTTGAGGCTTGAAGCGGAGTAGCTCACGGGGCCAGCCGTTCGATGACCCAACCCGAGGCATTCCGGCGGTAGCGAATCCGATCGTGCAGCCGGTCGGCCCGTCCCTGCCAGAATTCGACCGCTTCGGGCGCGATCCGATACCCGCCCCAGTTCGGCGGTGGCGGCACCGGATCGTCATCGCCGAAGCGGGCCCGCACCACCTGCACCGCCTCCTCCAGCTCCAACCGGGAGGAGACCACCGAGGACTGCGGGGAGGCCCAGGCACCGAGCTGCGAGCCGCGTGGACGGGACGCGAAGTAGGTCGCGGTCTCCTCCCGGCTGACCAGTGTCACCGGGCCGCTGAAGCGGACCTGCCGCTCCTGCGGTAACCAGGCGAAGACGACGGCGGCATACGGCGCGGCCTCCAGATCCAGGCCCTTGGCCGAGTCGTGGTTGCTGTAGAAGACCAGCCCGGAATTGTCGAAACCCTTGAGTAGAACGGTCCGCACGGAGGGGTGTCCGGCCCGGTCGACGGTGGCCAGCTGCATCGCGTTGGGCTCACTCACCGCATCATCGGCGACGGCGGCGTCGAACCACACCCGGAACTGCGAGAGCCAGTCGGCGCTCACCGCCGATTCGCTGAGCTCGCCCCGGATATACGCCCGGCGCATGCCAGCTGGATCAGTCACTGCACCAATCTTTCCACCTCGCTGCAACTCGAAATCGCACTGTGGGCACAATGGGCAGAAGCGCGGGTGTAACCCACCCGCAATAGACGGCACCTTTCCCGATCGGAGACAGAGTCGATGAGTAGCGATTACAGCCCGGGTCTCGAGGGCGTCATTGCCTTCGAGACCGAGATTGCCGAGCCGGACCGCGACGGAGGCGCGCTGCGCTACCGCGGCGTCGACATCGAGGATCTCGTCGGTTCGGTCACCTTCGGAAACGTCTGGGCCCTCCTGGTGGACGGCAAGTTCGGGCCCGGCCTCCCGCCGGCCGAGCCCTTCCCGATCCCGGTTCACACCGGCGACGTCCGCGTCGACGTGCAGGCTGCCCTGGCCATGCTCTCGCCGATCTGGGGCTACCGCCCGCTGCTGGACATCACCGACGAAGAGGCCCGCGAGCAGGCCGCCCGAGCCTCGATCATGGCACTGAGCTACATGGCCCAGTCGGCCCGCGGCATCAGCGCCCCGGCCGTGCCACAGTCACGCATCGACAAGTCGCGCACCATCGTCGAGCGGTTCATGACGCGCTGGCGCGGCGAGCCCGACCCGGCCCACGTAAAGGCGGTTGACGCCTACTTCGTCTCCGCCGCCGAGCACGGCATGAACGCCTCCACATTCACCGCCCGCGTCATCGCCTCCACCGGCGCCGACGTGGCGGCCGCCATCTCCGGAGCGGTCGGCGCGATGAGCGGCCCGCTGCACGGCGGCGCACCGGCCCGTGTCCTGCCGATGGTCAAGGAGGTTGAGGAGAAGGGCGATGCCCGCAAGGTCGTCATCGACATCCTGGACCGTCACGACCGGCTGATGGGCTTCGGACACCGCGTCTACCGGGCCGAGGACCCGCGCGCTCGGGTGCTGCGGCGCACCTGTAAGGAGCTCAACGCGCCACGCTACGACGCCGCCGTCGCCCTGGAGCAGGCCGCACTGGCTGAGCTCAAGGAGCGCCGTCCAGACCGGGCCATCGAGACGAACGTCGAGTTCTGGGCCGCCGTCATCCTCGACTTCGCCGAGGTCCCGCCGCACATGATGCCGGCCATGTTCACCTGTGCCCGCACCGCCGGCTGGTCGGCCCACATCCTGGAGCAGAAGCGCACCGGACGTCTGGTTCGCCCGTCGGCCCGCTACATCGGCCCGGCGCCGCGTAAGCCGTCCGAGGTCGAGGGCTGGACGGACATCGCCACCGTTTAACCACGTGCGCCGGGATGGGATCATGGTGCGGTGAGCGCACTGCAGATCCCTGACTCGCTGAGACCGGTCGACGGCCGGTTCGGCTCCGGACCATCGAAGATTCCGGCGGCGGCGCTGGCCGAGCTGGCCGGCGCCGGCGCCGCGGTCATGGGAACGAGCCACCGCCAGGCCCCGGTGAAGTCGCTGGTCGCCGACGTCAAGCGGGGGCTCGGCGAACTCCTCGGCCTGCCCGAGGGGTATGAGATCGTCCTCGGCAATGGCGGCTCCACCGCATTCTGGGACGCGCTGGCCTTCGGCATCATCGCCGAGCGTTCCCAGCACGTCGTCTGCGGCGAGTTCTCCAAGAAGTTCGCCGCGATCAGTGCCGACGCGCCGTTTCTCGGTACCCCGACGGTGATCAATGCCGACCCCGGCACCGCGGCCGAACCCCAGCTCGAGGCGGGCGTAGACAGCTACGCCTGGCCGCAGAACGAGACCTCCACCGGCGTCGCACTGCCGGTCCAGCGGGTGGCCGGCAGCGACGGGCTGATGCTCATCGATGCCACCTCGGCGGCGGGCGGGATGGAGGTCGACATCAGCCAGACCGACGTCTACTACTTCGCCCCGCAGAAGTCCTTCGCCTCCGACGGCGGCCTCTGGCTGGCGGCCTTCTCCCCCGCCGCGCTGGCCCGCGTCGATGAGATCGCCCGCTCCGACCGCTGGGTGCCACCGTCGCTGGACCTGCAGATCGCCGTCGACAACAGCCGCAAGGATCAGACCTACAACACCCCGGCCCTGGCCACCCTGCTGCTGCTGCGCCACCAGCTCGACTGGCTGCTCGGCCTGGGCGGGCTGTCGGCGGCCGCCGCCCGCGCCGCCGACTCCTCCGGACGTCTCTACCGCTGGGCCGAGGCGTCCAGTTATGCCGCACCGTTCGTCAAGGACCCCGACCTGCGCAGCCCGGTGGTGGCGACGATCGACCTCGACGGGGTGGAGGCCACCGCGGTGAATACGGTGCTTCGGGCCAACGGAATCGTCGACACCGAGCCCTACCGGGGGCTCGGACGCAACCAGCTTCGCATCGGCGTCTATCCGGCCGTCGACCCCGACGACGTCAGCGCGCTCATCAGCTGCGTCGACTACGTGGTCGAGCATCTCTAACCCATCACTTCCGCATCGGCGTGGATACCACGCGCTACCTTGATCTGCTCGTATGGTGCTGGAATGCATGAGTTGCGGTTTGTCGGACCGGGTGACGACAGCGACCACGTGCGTGTGGAGTCGACCGATGGGTTGGACCAGTTCAGCCTGCTGGTGGATGACACTCTGCGCGAGGCGATCAAGCCTGCGCCGCTCAGACCGAACGCGACCTCAGACAGCGACGGGGTCAGCCCCCGCGAGATCCAGGTTCGCGTGCGCGCCGGTGAGGACCCCAACGCGATAGCGGAGGAGGCCGGCATCGATGTGGCCCGCGTCCTGCTCTTCGCTCGCCCGGTGATCGCGGAGCGTTCGCGGGTAACCGACGAGGCTCGCCGGGCCCGCGCCCGCCGCTCCACCCCGGACGGACAGCTGGTGGTCTTCGGCGAGTCGGTCGACGAGCGCTTCGCCGCGCATGGCCTCGACCCGCTGAGCGTCGGCTGGGACTCCCACCGCCGCGAGGACGGGCAGTGGCTGGTCACCGCCACCTGGCGCGGCGGTGACTCCGACCGCTCGGCGCAGTGGGCCTTCACCCTGGCCGGACGTACGGTGACTCCGCTGGATGAGACGGCGGCCGACCTGCTCTCAGATCGCCCCATCCGTCCCGTTGTGCGCGCCGTCCCCGACCTGCCGACGGCCGACGGTGACACCGGGCCGATACCGATGGACGACAGCCTCCTCGATCAGCCGCCGGCCCCCCGCGACGAGGTCTATGACCAGGACGCGGTCGAGCGCTCCATCGCCGACGAGGCGCAGACCCGGGCGACGCCGCCCCGCAACGGCGGCGTGCCGACCGCGGTGACCGGTGGAAAGCCGGCGCGCAGCTCGTCACCCAAGTCCTTCGAACACCGCACCCAGTCCCGCTCGGCGGCCCGTCAGACCAACGGGGCCCCGAAGCTGGCGATGAACTCCGTCGCGGTTCGTGAACCCACGGCTTCGCGCGAGGCTGCTCCCTCGCGCGAGGCCGTGCCCAATGGCCGGGCTGTGCCCAATCGAGAGTCGGCGGTGGCGAATCGCGAGGCGGCCACCGCCCGCGACGCAGTCGCCATCCACGAGCAGCAGACCGAACTCTTCGCCGAACCCCTCCGGCTGGCCGAGCCCCTGCCGCGGTCCGCGGAGCCGGCGTCGGTCGGTGACCGGGACGATGCGGTCATCGCCATCGACGAGTCCGAGGAGCAGAAGGCGGCCCGGGCCCGGATCCCCTCCTGGGACGACATCCTGCTCGGGGTCCGCCGCAAGCGCGACTAGTCCCGCCGGTCCCGATCAGCGGGCAGAGAATTGAGTCGCGCTTTGTCGGTCCCTGGAAGTAGCGTGGATCGACGTGAGTGTTGAAGCAGAATCGGCCCAGAACGAGCCGCTTCCGCCTAACCTGACGCGACCCGGATCAGCCGACGAGAACGCGATCCGGCCGGGAGCCATCGCCACGCTCTGGCGGCTGCGGCGGTGGGGCATCCACTTCCGCTGGTCGATCCTGACCATGATTCTGGCCGCCACCCTCGCCATGTCGGCCCAGACGATGATCCCGCTCATCATCGGCCGGATGGTGGACGGACCGATCGCCGATCATGACCCCAACGCAATCTGGCCGCTGGCCGCCCTGGCTCTCCTCTTCGGGGTGGCCGAGGCGATTCTCTTCGGGGTGCGCCGCTTCGCGATGACCCGGGCCAGTCTCGGCATCGAGACCGAGGTCCGCCGCGACCTCTTCGCCCAGCTGCAGCGACTTCCGGTCGCCTTCCACGACGGCTGGTCGTCCGGGCAGCTGCTGTCGCGGATCAGCACCGATCTCAGCACGATCCAGCGCTTCGTCGGCTACGGCTTCGTCTTCCTCTTCGCCAACGTGGTGACGATCTCGGTCGTGCTGATCCTGCTCATCCATCTGCAGGTCTGGCTCGGGCTGCTGGTCACGCTGGCCATCCTGCCGGTGGTCTACGCGACCCGCAGCTTCGAGAAGCACTACGGACGGGACGCCCGCCGGGCCCAGGATCTTACCGGCGATCTGGCAACGTCGGTCGAAGAGTCGGCGTTGGGCATTCGGGTCATCAAGTCCTACGGACGGGGCCCGGAGATGATCACCTCGTTCATGCGCGACGCCGAGGTGCTGCGCCGGGCCGAGATCACCAAGATCAGCACCCAGGCCCGGTTCTGGTCGGTGCTGGAGGGGCAACCCCAACTCGTCGTCGCGGCCGTCACCTGCCTCGGCGTGCTGGCGGTGGCGCACGGGTCGATGAGCTCCGGGCAGCTGGTCGCCTTCCTGACGCTCTGCCTGCGGCTCATCTGGCCGCTCATCTTCCTGGGCTGGAACGTCGCGGTCACCGAGGAGGCCATCACCGCGACCCAGCGCATCTTCGAGGTGCTCGACACCGAGCCGACGATCGTCGACCCGCCACAGCCGCGCCGGCTGACCGGCCCGGCGACCATCAGCTTCGACGACGTGCACTTCCACTACCCCGACACCGACCACGAGGTGCTGCGCGGGGTGAACCTCGAGGTGCGCGACGGCGAGACCCTGGCAATCGTCGGTGGTACGGGGTCGGGCAAGACGACCCTGACGTCACTGGTCACCCGTCTCTACGACGTGACCGGCGGCCAGGTCAGCGTCTGCGGCGAGGATGTCCGCAGCGTCGCCTTGGACGAGCTGCGCTCCTGCATCAGCATGGCTTTCGAGGACGCGACGCTCTTCTCGGCCACCGTCGCCGAGAACCTGCTACTCGGCCGGCCGGAGGCCAGTGAAGCCGACGTCGCCGAGGCCATCGAGATCGCCCAGGCCCAGTTCGCCTACGACCTTCCGGACGGGCTGCAGACCCGGATCGGTGAGCAGGGCCTCTCCCTCTCCGGCGGTCAGCGGCAGCGCCTGGCACTGGCTCGGGCCGTGCTCGGGCAGCCACGGATCATGGTGCTCGACGATCCGCTATCCGCGCTCGACATCCACACCGAGGGCCTGGTCGAGCAGGCGCTGCGCCGGGTGCTGCACGCGTCGACCGCGATCATCGTCGCGCACCGCCCTTCGACGGTGCTGCTGGCCGATCGGGTGGCGCTGCTGGTCGACGGCCGGGTCGCAGCCGTCGGCACCCATTCGCAGCTGCTGGCCGAGAACCCGGCCTACCGCAACCTGCTCGCACAGGAAGCGGCCGAGGTGGGCTCCGATGTCTGATCCGACCCCTGATCCGACGATGGTAGCGGCGGCACCGGGCAGCCCGTCCAAGCCACCCCCGCGCCTGTCACGAGTGCTGCTGCGAGACCTCGTGCGTCCTCATCACCGTGGCATCGGGATCGTCATGCTGGCCGGCCTGGTGCAGGTGATCTCGGCAATGACCGCCCCGCTACTCATCGGCGTCGCGATCGACACCGCACTGCCGTCGGCCCGCACCGGCGACTACCGCCCGCTGGCCCTGGTGACGCTGGGGCTGGTCGTCAGCGCGTTGCTGGCCGGCTGGCTGCGCTTCGTCTTCGTGAAACGGGCCGGCGTGGTCGGGCAGGCGATTCTCTTCGAACTGCGCCGCCGAATCTTCGTCCACGTGCAGTCGCTGTCGGTCTCCTTCCACGAGCGCTTCACCTCCGGGCGGGTCATCTCCCGGCTCACTTCCGATGTCGACACCCTCAACGATCTCCTCGATGCCGGCCTGGACGGGCTCATCACCGCCTTGATGAACATGGTGATCATCACGATCGTGATGCTCGTCCTGGATGTGCCGATGGCGCTGTTGGCGGTGGCCGCGCTGCTGCCACTGATGCTGCTCTTCCGCTGGTTCGCCCGCCGGGCTACGCCGGCATTCGCCAAGACGCGCGACACCGTCTCGCTGGTCATCGTCAACTTCGTCGAGACCTTCAACGGCATCCGGGCGGTTCAGGCATTTCGAGCCCAGCGCCGTAACGAGGCCACCTTCGACAAGCTGAACACCGACTACCGGGCGGCCAACGCCACCGCATTTCGGCTTCAGGCCCTGCTGATTCCGGGGACGTCGATGATCGGCAACGTCGCGACCGTCCTGGTGCTCGTGGTGGGGGCGCATCGGGTCGCCACCGGCGGCCTGGAGCTCGGGGTGCTGACCTCGTTCATCTTATATTTGCGGCAGTTCTACGACCCGATGGACGATGTGGCCGTCTTCTACAACTCGCTGCAATCAGCGTCGGCCGCCCTGGAGAAGATCGCTCAGGTACTGGCCGAGGAGCCGTCGGTGGCACCCCCGGGCGCTCCCGTC contains:
- a CDS encoding ABC transporter ATP-binding protein, with the protein product MTRPGSADENAIRPGAIATLWRLRRWGIHFRWSILTMILAATLAMSAQTMIPLIIGRMVDGPIADHDPNAIWPLAALALLFGVAEAILFGVRRFAMTRASLGIETEVRRDLFAQLQRLPVAFHDGWSSGQLLSRISTDLSTIQRFVGYGFVFLFANVVTISVVLILLIHLQVWLGLLVTLAILPVVYATRSFEKHYGRDARRAQDLTGDLATSVEESALGIRVIKSYGRGPEMITSFMRDAEVLRRAEITKISTQARFWSVLEGQPQLVVAAVTCLGVLAVAHGSMSSGQLVAFLTLCLRLIWPLIFLGWNVAVTEEAITATQRIFEVLDTEPTIVDPPQPRRLTGPATISFDDVHFHYPDTDHEVLRGVNLEVRDGETLAIVGGTGSGKTTLTSLVTRLYDVTGGQVSVCGEDVRSVALDELRSCISMAFEDATLFSATVAENLLLGRPEASEADVAEAIEIAQAQFAYDLPDGLQTRIGEQGLSLSGGQRQRLALARAVLGQPRIMVLDDPLSALDIHTEGLVEQALRRVLHASTAIIVAHRPSTVLLADRVALLVDGRVAAVGTHSQLLAENPAYRNLLAQEAAEVGSDV
- a CDS encoding ABC transporter ATP-binding protein translates to MSDPTPDPTMVAAAPGSPSKPPPRLSRVLLRDLVRPHHRGIGIVMLAGLVQVISAMTAPLLIGVAIDTALPSARTGDYRPLALVTLGLVVSALLAGWLRFVFVKRAGVVGQAILFELRRRIFVHVQSLSVSFHERFTSGRVISRLTSDVDTLNDLLDAGLDGLITALMNMVIITIVMLVLDVPMALLAVAALLPLMLLFRWFARRATPAFAKTRDTVSLVIVNFVETFNGIRAVQAFRAQRRNEATFDKLNTDYRAANATAFRLQALLIPGTSMIGNVATVLVLVVGAHRVATGGLELGVLTSFILYLRQFYDPMDDVAVFYNSLQSASAALEKIAQVLAEEPSVAPPGAPVTLAEPVRGEVELNDVQFGYVDATAVLPALDLHIRAGETLALVGATGAGKSTIAKLISRFYDPSSGSVRLDGTDLRDIAEHQFRSAVVMITQDGFLFSGSVGDNIAFGSPGATRAEVVRAAEAVGAHEFISRLPEGYDTDVRKRGGRLSAGQRQLIAFSRAFLADPAVLILDEATSSLDVPTERAVQRALRTVLRSRTALIIAHRLSTVEIADRVVVLSGGRVIEDGTPAELIAHSGGQFASLHSSWRDSLV